In the genome of Raphanus sativus cultivar WK10039 chromosome 4, ASM80110v3, whole genome shotgun sequence, one region contains:
- the LOC108851227 gene encoding uncharacterized protein LOC108851227 isoform X3, whose translation MSNHQTTVLKQLEPWCELKDKVVLLTGASSGIGREVCLDLGKAGCKIIAAARRVDRLESLCSEMNSLSPTGIKLAAPLELDVSSDAATIQKTVKEAWEIFGKIDVLINNAGIRGNVKTCLDLSEDEWDRVFRTNLTGTWLLSKYVCSLMRDAKRGGSVINVSSITGLPRGILPGGLAYACSKSGVDTMTRMMAIELGVYNIRVNSIAPGLLKSEITQGLMQKEWLKNVNERTIPLKVQQTVDPGLTSLVRYLIHDSSRYVSGNTYILDSGATIPGLPIFSSL comes from the exons ATGAGCAATCATCAAACAACG GTGTTGAAGCAACTAGAGCCATGGTGTGAGCTTAAAGACAAAGTGGTTCTTCTGACCGGAGCTTCTTCTGGTATAGGAAGAGAGGTCTGTCTCGATCTGGGCAAAGCTGGCTGTAAGATTATCGCAGCAGCTCGCCGTGTAGATCGTCTCGAATCTCTCTGCTCTGAAATGAACAGCTTAAGTCCAACCGGAATCAAATTAGCCGCACCTCTCGAGCTAGACGTTTCATCAGACGCAGCCACCATTCAAAAAACTGTCAAAGAAGCTTGGGAGATCTTCGGAAAGATAGATGTGTTGATCAACAACGCTGGAATCAGAGGCAATGTCAAGACGTGTTTAGACTTGTCTGAAGACGAATGGGACAGAGTCTTCAGAACCAACTTAACCGGTACTTGGTTATTATCCAAATACGTCTGCAGCTTAATGCGAGACGCTAAACGCGGCGGCTCGGTGATAAACGTCTCGTCCATCACCGGTCTCCCCCGCGGTATATTACCAGGTGGACTCGCCTATGCTTGTTCCAAAAGCGGCGTTGACACCATGACGAGGATGATGGCTATTGAGTTAGGTGTGTACAACATAAGAGTGAACTCAATAGCACCGGGGCTTCTTAAGTCAGAGATCACTCAAGGTCTTATGCAAAAAGAGTGGCTTAAGAACGTGAACGAGAGGACTATACCGTTGAAGGTGCAACAGACAGTGGATCCGGGACTTACCTCATTGGTTCGCTATCTCATTCATGACTCTTCTCGATATGTCTCCGGGAACACATACATTCTCGACTCCGGAGCTACAATTCCTGGCCTTCccattttttcttctctttga
- the LOC108851227 gene encoding uncharacterized protein LOC108851227 isoform X1, which yields MSNHQTTKQVLKQLEPWCELKDKVVLLTGASSGIGREVCLDLGKAGCKIIAAARRVDRLESLCSEMNSLSPTGIKLAAPLELDVSSDAATIQKTVKEAWEIFGKIDVLINNAGIRGNVKTCLDLSEDEWDRVFRTNLTGTWLLSKYVCSLMRDAKRGGSVINVSSITGLPRGILPGGLAYACSKSGVDTMTRMMAIELGVYNIRVNSIAPGLLKSEITQGLMQKEWLKNVNERTIPLKVQQTVDPGLTSLVRYLIHDSSRYVSGNTYILDSGATIPGLPIFSSL from the exons ATGAGCAATCATCAAACAACG AAGCAGGTGTTGAAGCAACTAGAGCCATGGTGTGAGCTTAAAGACAAAGTGGTTCTTCTGACCGGAGCTTCTTCTGGTATAGGAAGAGAGGTCTGTCTCGATCTGGGCAAAGCTGGCTGTAAGATTATCGCAGCAGCTCGCCGTGTAGATCGTCTCGAATCTCTCTGCTCTGAAATGAACAGCTTAAGTCCAACCGGAATCAAATTAGCCGCACCTCTCGAGCTAGACGTTTCATCAGACGCAGCCACCATTCAAAAAACTGTCAAAGAAGCTTGGGAGATCTTCGGAAAGATAGATGTGTTGATCAACAACGCTGGAATCAGAGGCAATGTCAAGACGTGTTTAGACTTGTCTGAAGACGAATGGGACAGAGTCTTCAGAACCAACTTAACCGGTACTTGGTTATTATCCAAATACGTCTGCAGCTTAATGCGAGACGCTAAACGCGGCGGCTCGGTGATAAACGTCTCGTCCATCACCGGTCTCCCCCGCGGTATATTACCAGGTGGACTCGCCTATGCTTGTTCCAAAAGCGGCGTTGACACCATGACGAGGATGATGGCTATTGAGTTAGGTGTGTACAACATAAGAGTGAACTCAATAGCACCGGGGCTTCTTAAGTCAGAGATCACTCAAGGTCTTATGCAAAAAGAGTGGCTTAAGAACGTGAACGAGAGGACTATACCGTTGAAGGTGCAACAGACAGTGGATCCGGGACTTACCTCATTGGTTCGCTATCTCATTCATGACTCTTCTCGATATGTCTCCGGGAACACATACATTCTCGACTCCGGAGCTACAATTCCTGGCCTTCccattttttcttctctttga
- the LOC108851227 gene encoding uncharacterized protein LOC108851227 isoform X2, translating into MSNHQTTQVLKQLEPWCELKDKVVLLTGASSGIGREVCLDLGKAGCKIIAAARRVDRLESLCSEMNSLSPTGIKLAAPLELDVSSDAATIQKTVKEAWEIFGKIDVLINNAGIRGNVKTCLDLSEDEWDRVFRTNLTGTWLLSKYVCSLMRDAKRGGSVINVSSITGLPRGILPGGLAYACSKSGVDTMTRMMAIELGVYNIRVNSIAPGLLKSEITQGLMQKEWLKNVNERTIPLKVQQTVDPGLTSLVRYLIHDSSRYVSGNTYILDSGATIPGLPIFSSL; encoded by the exons ATGAGCAATCATCAAACAACG CAGGTGTTGAAGCAACTAGAGCCATGGTGTGAGCTTAAAGACAAAGTGGTTCTTCTGACCGGAGCTTCTTCTGGTATAGGAAGAGAGGTCTGTCTCGATCTGGGCAAAGCTGGCTGTAAGATTATCGCAGCAGCTCGCCGTGTAGATCGTCTCGAATCTCTCTGCTCTGAAATGAACAGCTTAAGTCCAACCGGAATCAAATTAGCCGCACCTCTCGAGCTAGACGTTTCATCAGACGCAGCCACCATTCAAAAAACTGTCAAAGAAGCTTGGGAGATCTTCGGAAAGATAGATGTGTTGATCAACAACGCTGGAATCAGAGGCAATGTCAAGACGTGTTTAGACTTGTCTGAAGACGAATGGGACAGAGTCTTCAGAACCAACTTAACCGGTACTTGGTTATTATCCAAATACGTCTGCAGCTTAATGCGAGACGCTAAACGCGGCGGCTCGGTGATAAACGTCTCGTCCATCACCGGTCTCCCCCGCGGTATATTACCAGGTGGACTCGCCTATGCTTGTTCCAAAAGCGGCGTTGACACCATGACGAGGATGATGGCTATTGAGTTAGGTGTGTACAACATAAGAGTGAACTCAATAGCACCGGGGCTTCTTAAGTCAGAGATCACTCAAGGTCTTATGCAAAAAGAGTGGCTTAAGAACGTGAACGAGAGGACTATACCGTTGAAGGTGCAACAGACAGTGGATCCGGGACTTACCTCATTGGTTCGCTATCTCATTCATGACTCTTCTCGATATGTCTCCGGGAACACATACATTCTCGACTCCGGAGCTACAATTCCTGGCCTTCccattttttcttctctttga
- the LOC108854455 gene encoding uncharacterized protein LOC108854455: MSNHQTTPVFKQLEPWCELKDKVVLLTGASSGIGREVCLDLGKAGCKIIAAARRVDRLESLCSEINSLSPTGNKLAAPLELDVSSDAATIQKAVKEAWEIFGKIDVLINNAGIRGDVKTSLDLSEDEWHRVFRTNLTGTWLVSKYVCSLMRDAKRGGSVINVSSIAGLPRGLLPGGLAYACSKGGVDTMTRMMAIELGVFNIRVNSIAPGLLKSEITQGLMQKEWLKNVTERSIPLKVQQTVDPGLTSLVRYLIHDSSRYVSGNTYILDSGATIPGLPIFSSL; this comes from the exons ATGAGCAATCATCAAACAACG CCGGTGTTCAAGCAACTAGAGCCATGGTGTGAGCTTAAAGACAAAGTGGTTCTTCTGACCGGAGCTTCTTCTGGTATAGGAAGAGAGGTCTGTCTCGATCTGGGCAAAGCTGGCTGTAAGATTATCGCAGCAGCTCGCCGTGTAGATCGTCTCGAATCTCTCTGCTCTGAAATCAACAGCCTAAGTCCAACCGGAAACAAATTAGCTGCCCCGCTCGAGCTAGACGTTTCATCAGACGCAGCCACCATTCAAAAAGCTGTCAAAGAAGCTTGGGAGATCTTCGGAAAGATCGATGTGTTGATCAACAACGCTGGAATCAGAGGCGATGTCAAGACGAGTTTGGATTTGTCTGAAGACGAATGGCATAGAGTGTTCAGAACAAACTTAACCGGTACTTGGTTAGTATCCAAATACGTCTGCAGTTTAATGCGAGACGCTAAACGCGGCGGCTCGGTGATAAACGTCTCGTCCATCGCTGGTCTCCCCCGCGGTCTGTTACCCGGTGGACTCGCCTATGCTTGTTCCAAAGGCGGCGTTGACACCATGACGAGGATGATGGCTATTGAGTTAGGTGTGTTCAACATAAGAGTGAACTCAATAGCACCGGGGCTTCTTAAGTCAGAGATCACGCAAGGTCTTATGCAAAAAGAGTGGCTTAAGAACGTGACCGAGAGGAGCATCCCCTTAAAGGTGCAACAGACAGTGGATCCGGGACTTACCTCGCTGGTTCGCTATCTCATTCATGACTCTTCTCGATATGTCTCCGGCAACACATACATTCTCGACTCCGGAGCTACAATTCCTGGCCTGCccattttttcttctctttga
- the LOC108854454 gene encoding ABC transporter B family member 20, translating to MMISRGLFGWSPPHMQPLTPVSEVSEPPESPSPYPDPSETGGTATSPQAEDDEDMEEPDEVEPPPAAVPFSQLFACADGFDWVLMILGSVAAAAHGSALIVYLHYFAKIVEVLAFSSRERSDDQYERLVALSLTIVYIAGGVFVSGWIEVSCWILTGERQTAVIRSKYVQVLLNQDMSFFDTYGNNGDIVSQVLSDVLLIQSALSEKVGNYIHNMATFISGLVIGFVNCWEIALITLATGPFIVAAGGISNIFLHRLAENIQDAYAEAAGIAEQAISYIRTSYAFTNETLAKYSYATSLQETLRYGILISLVQGLGLGFTYGLAICSCALQLWIGRFFVTSGRANGGEIVAALFAVILSGLGLNQAATNFYSFDQGRIAAYRLFEMITPSSSVTDQEGAVPASVQGNIEFRNVYFSYLSRPEIPILSGFYLTVPAKKAVALVGRNGSGKSSIIPLMERFYDPTLGEVLLDGENIKNLNLEWLRSQIGLVTQDPALLSLSIRENIAYGRDATLDQIEEAAKIAHAHTFISSLEKGYETQVGRAGLAMTEEQKIKLSIARAVLLNPTILLLDEVTGGLDFEAERIVQEALDLLMLGRSTIIIARRLSLIKNADYIAVMEEGQLVEMGTHDELINLGGLYAELLKCEEATKLPKRMPVRNCKESAVFQIERDSSVGCGVQEPSSPKMIKSPSLQRGNGVFRPQDLCFNTEESDKDHSPAAPEKMWEHGLPLDDADKEPTMKRQDSFEMRLPELPKIDVHCPQHKSDGSDPDSPVSPLLTSDPKNERSHSQTFSRPLSSSGDTIANGKDDEHKESPSFWRLAQLSFPEWLYALLGSVGAAIFGSFNPLLAYVMALVVMEYYRSKGGHLREEVDKWCLILAAMGVVTVFANFLQHFYFGIMGEKTTERVRRMMFSAMVRNEVGWFDHEENSPDTLSLRLANDATFVRAAFSNRLSIFVQDSFAVIVAFLIGLLLGWRLALVALATLPILSLSAIAQKLWLSGFSKGIQDMHRKASLVLEDAVRNIYTVVAFCAGNKVMELYRMQLQRILRQSFLHGMAIGFAFGFSQFLLFACNALLLWCTALSVKRGYMKLPTAITEYMVFSFATFALVEPFGLAPYILKRRKSLISVFEIIDRVPTIEPDDNTALRPPNVYGSIELKNIDFCYPSRPEVLVLSNFSLKVSGGQTLAVVGVSGSGKSTIISLVERYYDPVAGQVLLDGRDLKLYNLKWLRSHMGLVQQEPIIFSTTIRENIIYARHNASEAEMKEAARIANAHHFISSLPHGYDTHVGMRGVELTPGQKQRIAIARVVLKNAPIILIDEASSSIESESSRVVQEALDTLIMGNKTTILIAHRAAMMRHVDNIVVINGGRIVEEGTHDALAAKNGLYVRLMQPHFGKGLRQHRLI from the exons ATGATGATCTCTAGAGGCCTATTCGGATGGTCTCCGCCTCATATGCAACCACTAACCCCAGTCTCCGAAGTCTCCGAGCCTCCCGAGTCTCCCTCCCCCTATCCCGACCCGAGCGAGACCGGCGGAACAGCCACTTCGCCGCAGGCGGAGGATGACGAGGACATGGAGGAGCCCGACGAGGTCGAGCCACCTCCCGCCGCCGTTCCTTTCTCCCAGCTCTTCGCTTGCGCCGATGGTTTCGATTGGGTGCTTATGATCCTCGGCTCCGTGGCCGCCGCTGCTCACGGCTCCGCGCTGATCGTCTACTTGCACTACTTCGCGAAGATCGTCGAGGTCCTCGCCTTCTCCTCCCGTGAGAGATCTGATGATCAGTATGAACGACTCGTCGCG CTTTCTTTGACTATTGTGTACATCGCTGGGGGTGTTTTCGTTTCTGGTTGGATTG AGGTGTCTTGTTGGATACTGACGGGAGAGAGGCAGACTGCTGTGATCAGGTCAAAGTATGTCCAAGTACTGTTGAATCAGGATATGAGTTTTTTTGATACGTATGGTAACAACGGGGATATTGTTAGCCAAGTGCTGAGCGATGTCTTGCTTATTCAGTCAGCTTTGAGTGAGAAA GTAGGGAATTATATTCATAACATGGCTACGTTTATCAGTGGACTTGTTATTGGATTTGTCAACTGCTGGGAGATTGCACTCATTACGCTAGCCACTGGTCCTTTCATCGTTGCTGCAGGAggtatatcaaatatatttctcCACAGACTCGCTGAGAATATACAAGATGCATATGCTGAAGCAGCCGGCATTGCTGAACAG GCGATCTCGTACATTAGGACTTCATATGCCTTTACAAATGAAACTCTTGCAAAATATTCATACGCAACCTCCCTTCAAGAAACACTAAGATACGGTATATTGATTAGTCTTGTGCAAGGCCTTGGACTTGGATTTACTTATGGGCTTGCTATATGCTCCTGTGCGCTGCAACTTTGGATTGGACGATTCTTTGTTACCAGTGGAAGAGCAAATGGTGGAGAAATCGTAGCAGCACTTTTTGCTGTTATTCTAAGTGGCCT GGGTTTAAATCAAGCTGCTACAAACTTCTATTCGTTTGATCAAGGAAGGATTGCTGCGTACAGACTGTTTGAGATGATAACTCCTTCATCCTCTGTGACTGATCAAGAGGGAGCTGTGCCGGCTTCTGTTCAAGGAAATATAGAGTTCCGGAATGTGTATTTCAGCTATTTGTCACGACCTGAAATTCCAATCTTGAGTGGATTTTATCTCACTGTTCCTGCTAAAAAAGCAGTTGCACTTGTTGGTAGAAATGGTTCTGGAAAAAGCAGCATCATTCCCCTAATGGAACGGTTTTATGATCCAACATTAG GAGAAGTTCTTCTTGAtggagaaaatattaaaaatctaaatctgGAGTGGCTGAGAAGCCAAATAGGCCTGGTGACACAAGACCCTGCTCTGCTAAGCTTGAGCATAAGAGAGAATATTGCATATGGTCGTGATGCTACTCTTGATCAGATAGAGGAGGCAGCTAAAATTGCGCATGCACACACGTTTATCAGCTCGCTTGAAAAAGGATATGAAACTCAG GTAGGGAGAGCCGGTTTAGCAATGACTGAGGAGCAGAAAATAAAACTTTCGATCGCTAGAGCTGTACTTTTGAATCCAACAATTCTTCTGCTTGATGAAGTAACTGGAGGACTAGATTTCGAAGCTGAAAGAATTGTTCAGGAAGCTCTTGATCTTCTGATGTTGGGACGGTCAACCATAATAATTGCCCGACGGCTAAGTTTGATTAAAAATGCTGACTATATTGCTGTGATGGAGGAGGGTCAGCTAGTTGAAATGGGTACACACGATGAATTGATAAATCTTGGTGGGCTGTATGCTGAGCTTCTGAAGTGTGAAGAAGCAACAAAGCTTCCGAAAAG GATGCCAGTGAGGAACTGCAAGGAGTCTGCAGTGTTTCAGATAGAGAGGGACTCTTCAGTTGGATGTGGCGTCCAAGAGCCATCATCACCCAAAATGATCAAATCTCCATCTCTTCAAAGAGGTAATGGCGTGTTCCGTCCCCAGGATCTGTGTTTTAATACTGAAGAATCAGATAAGGATCATAGCCCTGCTGCACCTGAGAAAATGTGGGAACATGGCTTGCCTCTGGACGATGCTGATAAAGAGCCCACTATGAAAAGGCAAGATAGTTTCGAGATGAGGTTACCAGAACTTCCTAAAATCGACGTCCACTGTCCACAGCATAAATCAGACGGCTCAGATCCTGATTCCCCTGTTTCACCTCTTTTGACATCAGATCCTAAAAACGAGCGTTCCCATTCTCAGACGTTTAGCCGTCCTCTTAGTTCCTCTGGTGACACTATAGCAAATGGTAAGGATGATGAACACAAGGAGTCACCTTCGTTTTGGAGGTTGGCACAGCTTAGTTTCCCAGAATGGCTTTATGCTCTATTAGGGAGTGTTGGTGCTGCAATCTTTGGTTCTTTCAATCCTCTTCTGGCTTATGTCATGGCGTTGGTAGTTATGGAATATTATAGGAGCAAAGGAGGCCACCTGCGCGAGGAGGTTGACAAATGGTGTTTGATCCTTGCCGCCATGGGGGTAGTGACAGTTTTTGCAAATTTCTTGCAGCACTTCTACTTTGGTATAATGGGGGAAAAAACGACGGAGAGAGTTCGGAGGATGATGTTTTCAG CAATGGTGCGTAACGAAGTTGGATGGTTCGATCACGAAGAGAACAGTCCAGATACGTTATCCTTGCGTTTAGCAAATGATGCTACTTTTGTCCGAGCTGCGTTCAGCAACAGACTTTCGATATTTGTTCAAGATAGTTTTGCTGTTATTGTTGCTTTTCTTATTGGATTGCTGCTTGGTTGGCGTTTGGCCCTTGTTGCATTGGCAACTCTGCCAATACTCTCTCTTTCTGCCATTGCTCAG AAACTGTGGCTTTCTGGATTCTCAAAGGGTATCCAGGACATGCATAGAAAGGCATCATTAGTCCTCGAGGATGCTGTAAGAAACATCTACACTGTTGTTGCCTTCTGTGCTGGTAACAAGGTGATGGAACTCTACAGGATGCAACTCCAGCGGATACTCAGACAGAGCTTTTTACACGGAATGGCTATCGGTTTTGCGTTTGGTTTCTCACAGTTCCTTCTGTTCGCCTGTAACGCGCTTCTCCTATGGTGCACTGCCCTATCTGTTAAACGAGGGTACATGAAGTTACCCACAGCTATAACGGAATACATGGTCTTTTCTTTTGCTACATTTGCCCTTGTGGAGCCATTTGGATTAGCACCTTACATTCTCAAGCGCCGTAAGTCTCTCATATCAGTATTTGAAATCATAGACCGAGTCCCTACGATTGAACCAGATGATAACACCGCTCTCAGACCGCCTAATGTCTATGGAAGCATTGAACTGAAAAACATCGACTTCTGCTACCCATCTCGACCGGAAGTGTTAGTGTTGAGCAACTTTAGTCTCAAAGTCAGTGGGGGACAAACGTTAGCTGTGGTTGGCGTCTCAGGTTCTGGTAAAAGCACAATAATCTCACTCGTGGAGAGATACTACGACCCAGTCGCTGGCCAGGTCCTACTAGATGGGCGTGACTTAAAGCTATATAACTTGAAATGGTTGAGAAGTCACATGGGTCTGGTTCAGCAAGAACCCATAATCTTTTCCACGACAATCAGAGAAAACATCATATACGCAAGGCATAACGCGAGCGAAGCTGAGATGAAGGAAGCAGCGAGAATAGCAAACGCTCACCATTTCATCAGCAGCTTACCTCACGGCTACGACACACATGTCGGGATGAGAGGTGTGGAACTTACCCCAGGACAGAAACAGAGGATAGCGATAGCACGTGTAGTGCTGAAAAACGCTCCCATCATCTTGATAGATGAAGCAAGCTCGTCTATCGAATCTGAATCAAGCCGGGTCGTCCAAGAAGCTCTCGACACATTGATAATGGGGAATAAAACGACGATTCTGATAGCGCATAGAGCTGCTATGATGAGACATGTTGATAACATTGTGGTTATCAACGGTGGGAGAATAGTAGAGGAAGGCACACATGATGCTTTAGCAGCGAAGAATGGATTATACGTCCGTTTGATGCAACCACACTTCGGTAAAGGTCTACGCCAACATCGACTGATATAG
- the LOC108851363 gene encoding psbP-like protein 1, chloroplastic, whose product MASLKLSPSSPISIPKSSGYVGRRGVSFLVRAEQSPSSSSDLQDKCQRRRVVVTLGVVAPWISLLSKAPSSFAAESKKGFMSVSDNKDAYAFVYPFGWQEVVIEGQDKVYKDVIEPLESVSVNLIPTSKQTIKDFGPPKEIAETLVKKVLAPPNQKTTLIDASEHEVDGKTYYQFEFTAQARNYTRHALGVITVFNGKFYTLTTGANERRWEKMKDRLHTVIDSFKITV is encoded by the exons ATGGCTTCTCTGAAGCTTTCACCTTCTTCGCCAATCTCTATCCCTAAG AGCAGTGGATATGTTGGTAGGAGAGGAGTTTCATTTCTTGTTCGGGCTGAGCAGTCTCCGTCTTCCTCTTCTGATCTTCAGG ataAATGTCAGAGGAGACGTGTGGTGGTAACTTTAGGTGTTGTTGCTCCTTGGATCTCTTTGCTTAGTAAAGCTCCATCATCAT TTGCTGCAGAAAGCAAGAAAGGATTCATGAGTGTCTCTGACAATAAGGATGCATATGCCTTTGTATATCCCTTTGGGTGGCAG GAAGTTGTGATTGAAGGTCAAGACAAGGTATACAAAGATGTGATTGAGCCGTTAGAAAGCGTTAGTGTCAATTTGATCCCTACTAGCAAACAGACTATCAAAGATTTCGGCCCACCAAAGGAG ATTGCTGAGACACTGGTAAAGAAAGTTTTGGCACCACCAAATCAGAAGACAACTCTTATTGATGCATCAGAG CATGAAGTTGATGGGAAGACTTATTATCAGTTTGAGTTCACTGCTCAGGCTAGGAACTACACCCGCCATGCTTTGGGCGTAATTACAGTTTTTAATG GAAAATTCTACACATTGACAACTGGGGCTAATGAGAGGAGGTGGGAGAAGATGAAAGATAGGCTTCACACTGTGATAGATTCTTTCAAGATCACtgtttga
- the LOC108851228 gene encoding phragmoplastin interacting protein 1-like has product MVKPSNKKLKKNIRRRRTTSGFVPEIVKGYNRVCIGNLAWDRTERDICKLFSGCCVINSVKSGKNKETGEFKECAHMDLKDSVSVAMALKLDQHVFCERPDKICCNSTNRTPGETNNIEETYDAAADPIPALAVPNEVNNGNYFATTVGSRKIKRRTCYKCREKGHYATACLKKLEDAHAQANAKLAMLSYDLQKKIGGLCMNETYTATNEAHSGRLGSEVSFGKIKRRTCYECKGKGHLAKACLKKLQNTHHTDAKVDHHQTVVMLT; this is encoded by the coding sequence ATGGTGAAGCCATCGAacaagaagctgaagaagaataTTCGCAGAAGGAGAACGACTTCTGGCTTCGTTCCAGAAATAGTGAAAGGTTATAACAGGGTGTGCATTGGGAACTTAGCATGGGACAGGACAGAGCGTGACATATGTAAACTCTTCTCTGGCTGCTGCGTAATAAACTCGGTGAAGTCAggcaaaaacaaagaaacaggGGAGTTTAAAGAGTGTGCGCATATGGATTTAAAGGATAGTGTGTCTGTGGCCATGGCGCTTAAGCTTGATCAGCATGTCTTCTGTGAAAGACCTGACAAAATTTGCTGTAATAGTACTAATCGTACACCTGGGGAAACAAACAATATTGAAGAGACTTATGATGCTGCTGCTGATCCGATACCTGCTTTAGCTGTTCCTAATGAAGTTAATAACGGAAACTACTTTGCAACCACGGTGGGTAGCCGTAAGATCAAAAGGAGGACCTGTTACAAGTGTAGAGAAAAGGGTCATTATGCCACAGCCTGTCTCAAGAAGCTTGAAGATGCTCATGCTCAGGCGAACGCAAAGCTGGCTATGCTAAGCTATGATCTTCAAAAGAAAATTGGTGGCCTTTGCATGAATGAGACATACACTGCTACAAATGAAGCTCATAGTGGAAGGTTAGGATCTGAGGTTAGCTTTGGTAAGATCAAAAGGAGGACCTGTTACGAGTGTAAAGGAAAGGGTCATCTTGCCAAGGCCTGTCTCAAGAAGCTTCAAAACACTCATCACACTGACGCAAAGGTGGATCATCACCAGACTGTTGTAATGTTAAcctaa
- the LOC108848557 gene encoding dof zinc finger protein DOF3.6: MVFSSLPVNQFDSHDWQQQGNTQQQDRVTSYQNPNFNLPQFSSPPASQAGSSQARVNSMVERARIAKIPLPEAALKCPRCDSTNTKFCYFNNYNLTQPRHFCKTCRRYWTRGGALRNVPVGGGFRRNKRSKSNGGGRSKSTVVVSADNNNTSSSLSCNPSYSNPSKFLSYGQVPAFTSNLPILPPFQSHGDYNSSNIGLNFSGIQMSGMSSSGGMLDPWRMSSLQQSQQFPFLSNTSGFYQSPNVLYPLLEGNEGVNQANPRQESSDYSSQLRSKPLMDIEQPRNVKAEENDQDLDKDGNGVNNLSTNFLGNINLNPSGNDEYTSWGGNSSINSSWTGFTSNNSTGHLSF, encoded by the exons AtggttttctcttctcttccaGTTAATCAGTTCGATTCACACGACTGGCAGCAG CAAGGTAACACACAACAGCAAGACCGTGTCACATCTTACCAGAACCCTAATTTCAATTTACCACAGTTCTCATCACCGCCGGCTTCTCAGGCTGGATCAAGCCAAGCCAGGGTGAATTCAATGGTGGAACGTGCTCGGATCGCAAAAATCCCATTGCCTGAAGCAGCTCTAAAGTGCCCTAGGTGTGACTCCACCAATACAAAGTTTTGTTACTTCAACAACTACAACCTTACTCAGCCTCGCCATTTTTGCAAGACATGTCGCCGTTATTGGACACGTGGTGGTGCACTAAGGAATGTTCCTGTCGGAGGAGGCTTTCGTAGGAACAAGAGAAGCAAGTCCAATGGTGGTGGGAGATCGAAATCAACAGTCGTGGTGTCAGCTGATAACAATAATACTAGTTCATCGCTTTCTTGTAATCCAAGTTACTCGAACCCTAGCAAGTTTCTTAGCTACGGTCAAGTCCCAGCGTTTACTTCCAACTTGCCTATATTGCCTCCTTTCCAAAGCCATGGAGACTACAACTCTAGCAACATTGGATTAAATTTCAGCGGTATTCAGATGAGTGGGATGAGTTCTAGTGGTGGGATGTTGGATCCATGGAGAATGTCTTCATTACAACAATCTCAGCAATTCCCTTTCTTGAGCAACACTTCAGGGTTTTATCAATCTCCAAATGTGTTGTATCCATTACTAGAAGGCAATGAAGGTGTTAACCAAGCTAATCCCCGACAAGAGAGTAGTGACTATTCTAGTCAGCTAAGGTCTAAACCCTTGATGGATATAGAACAACCTAGAAATGTGAAGGCGGAAGAGAATGATCAGGATCTTGATAAGGATGGGAACGGAGTGAATAATTTATCTACAAACTTTTTGGGGAATATTAACTTAAACCCCTCAGGGAATGATGAATACACATCATGGGGAGGTAATAGTAGCATTAATAGTTCTTGGACCGGTTTCACCTCCAACAACTCAACAGGTCATCTCTCATTCTAA